DNA sequence from the Chondrinema litorale genome:
AAAAAACAAACCAATAGATTTGCTGCCTGATAGAACCTCAGAAACTTTAAAAAATTGGTTAGAAGCTCACCCTGGAATTGAAATTATTAGCAGAGATCGTTCAGGAGCCTATGCAGAAGCTGCCAAACAAGGCGCACCAGATGCTTTACAAGTTGCAGATCGACGGGTCTCGCAGACTGGCATTTACTGAAAAATTTAAAAGAATGTTTGCAGAAATTATTAGAGAAACATAATTCTGATTTACGAAAGGCATCTTGGTCATTGGAAAAAGAGGAAAGACAAAAAATACTACAAGCTGAAGAGGAAAAATTGCTTCAACAATCCCAACAAAAGAAACCCTCTCAACCAAGTAGATACGCACTCATATTTAAAGAAGTAAAGACTTTGTTTTCTCAAGGAATGGGAAAAAAGACTATTGCTAAAAAGCTGTCTATCAGCAAGAATACTGTTAAAAGATATTTGCAATTTGAAGAGTATCCTGAAAAAAGCTTACCTACAGTTAAATCAAACTCTGCTCGGAACTATTATAATGAACTTAAATATCATTGGAGCTGTGGAGAAAAAAGTCCAACAAAGCTATGGAAGTTATTAGTTGAACAAGGTATTCAAGTTACCTATCGAAGTGTTCATTCAATAGTGAATCAGTTTGGCGAAAAAGAAAAGAAGTCAGCCAAAACGGTTGTAATAAATTGGAGTTCAAGGAAGGTAAGTAGATTATTGTTAAGTTATCAAAAGGAAATGAAAGCCAAAGAATACAAATACATTAAAGCCTTATGCCAAATTCAACCAAACATACAACTAGCAAGGAGCTTATCAATCCAATTCAGAAACATACTTGCTAAAAGAAAAGGTGAGTTACTTTTAAAATGGATTGATGCATGTAAGCAAAGTGACATAGCAATCATGAAAAGATTTGGAAAGTCTATAAATAGGTATCCACCTCACCAAGTAGCTCTTGCTAAAAATAAGAGGATTTATTAGCTCGTGGATTTCCAGTTTTGTGGTAGCAGCTCATTTATTCTGTTAATGGGTTGTTCTGGTAACCTTTCAAATATATCTTGCAGATACTCGTATGGATTGATTTGGTGCAATTTGCAACTGCCTAATATGCTGTACATTATAGCTGCTCTTTGAGCTGCTTCATGTGACCCCGCAAAGAGATAATTCTTCCGACCAATAGCCACTGGTCGAATATTATTTTCGATCAAGTTGTTACGGTTGCCGCACAATCTATTTCTAACCTGCCGTCATTGAGATATACATACAGCTTATTATATCTTTCTGCCAGATAATGCATGGCTTTACCAATGGCAGATTTCGGCAATACTTTAGGGTACTCATCTACAATCCATTGCCCCAACAAATCCATGATTGGACGGGATTTTTCTTGCCTAAGTTTATATCTCTGCAAGGCATCTAGCTTGTTGTCTCTTGCCTCACGTTCAACAGCATACAATTGCTGGAATAAAAGCAAGGCATGTCTGGCTCTGGATTCATCGTTATCCAAAGCTTTCTCGAAGTAGCGGCGTACGTGTGCCATGCATCCAACAAGGATGATGTTCATCCCTTCTTCTTCAAGGAGCTGATCATAAACTTTGTATCCATCTGTTTGTATGTAACCTTCATAACCTTGCAGCATATTGACAGGGCCTTCTCTAGATCGTCCCTTTTGATAATCAAACATCACGACTTCCTGCTCTGGAGAATAATAAGTCCAATAGTAACCACGATGAGTCTTTCCTTTTTTGGTATCATCTAACACCTTAATTGGGCTCTCATCAACCTGTAAGTAATTATTATGCAACACCTCAAATTTTAATGCCTGATATAAAGGGTTCAATAACTGACAAGCAGGTTTTAACCAGTTACCCAAAGTACTAGGAGCAATCTTTATCCCTAACTGGTTAAATCTTTTTTGTTGTCTGTAAAATGGTAGGTGATGACAAAATTTATCCACCAGAATATGGGCTAGTAGTCCAGGTCCTGGGATACCCTTGTCAATTGGTCTGGCTGGTAGGTTGGCTACATAAAATTCTTCTTCTTTACTCACATAACGAGGTCTGATGTAGCGACGAACAAACAACTTAGCTGGTGTCATGTCTAACTCCTCAGTAATTTCTTCTCCGATCTTACGCATGTGAGTGGTATCCACTTCAGGCTCCAATACTACCTCTTTGCGAGGTAGATGTGCTGGTAACACTTGACGAGATGAGCCTTGTGGCTGCTTTTCGCCAATAGTAGCCCTTTGATAGCTAATGGTTTGTTTTACTTTAGCAGGTGTTTCAGCTGGAATATCTTCATCTAAAGGTAAAGTGAGTTGCTTGCTATTGGTATCACTAGGAATGAACCTTTCTCGTTTACTACCATATATCAATCGCTTCAATTCTGATAGCTCAGCTTTAAGTGATTCAACCTGCTCCAAGAGTTGTTTTTTCTCTTCTATCAATGCAGCATTTTGCTCTAATAAAGTAGTATCTCCTGTTCCTGTCATAACTCTAAAATACTACTCAACAGTCAGTTAGACAATGATTTCAGCAACTATTCAAGTGGTTTTTCATAGCGTTTTCTGCGTCTTGTAACTGCCACTTCCAAGCCATCAAGTAGCAAAGAAAATTCACTATAACTCAGGTAAATAGAAGAGGATTTACCTGTTAGTAATTTAAACGTACCTGATTCTAACCGCTTGTAGTAAAGAATAAAACCACTGGGTTCCCAAACAAGCACCTTTAAACGATCAAGTCGTTTGCCTAAGAATATAAAGGCATCTCCAGAATAGATTTTTTGTCCCATATAGTTTTCTACCAAACCACTCAATCCATCGAAGCCCTTGCGCATATCCGCTGGTTGATCACACAGAAAGAAGCGTTGTTGGGAATTTAATCCGAACATAGCTTCAATACTTGGTGTAAATAAGTAGGTGATACTGCTTTTGAAAAACGGAGGATGATGCCATTGGGGAATTCTATTTCTACGCCTTGAAGCATTGGCTTTTCATAGTTTACAGCAATAAACTTTGTTGATTTTTCTTTTGGAGCTGATTCAGACCTTAGCTTTCTGTAACGAGACACCCAGTAGGGTAAGATATGAAGTGGTAAATTATGTTGTAGACTATATGCTTTTTGATTCAATCCGCTAGACAACCAGTCTTCAACTACTGGAAACATTTCTTTGGAAGTGTACATAATTACTTTTTCAGCTAAGTAAAGCAATTACCCTCTAATGTAATAGGCTGGTTTATGGGAGGGATACAGATCTTCTTCATTTTTTATTTCTATACCTACAATTTCTTCTTTGGGTAAGGCAAGTGTTTTATACTGATTTTTATCTATAAATATTGGTAAATGGTGTTGGTTATTTTGGAGAGGATTGCCCCGTATATCTATAAGTTTTAATTTAGATAATCCAGTGAGCCACTCTGGTAATTCTTGTATCTTATTATTTTTTAATATTAACTCTTCCAGAAAATTTAAGATTTTTATTTCTTCTGGTATTTTAGATAAAGGAAAATCAGTTAATTTAGACTCATAGTAGTCAGAGTATAGAGTTAAATCAAGCCTTCTTTTTTTATACTTTTTTGCAATTGCAATGCGATGCAAGTAAATAGGATGTATGTAACTCATATTTATGGATTATTGCTCATTAAGCTTAAGCAAAAAGTAAATGAAGACGTTTTATATAAACACTAGTTTTTTTCGCTGAACTATGTGAAATATCCAACATACATTATTTGATATTAAATCAAACTCTTTTTTAAATAAGCACTTATAAAACTCATTTTTTGCGGAATTTCAAACTTTATTCAAAATAACATTTTGGTAGTTTAATAGTTGATAGATGTAATTTAACAGTATCTTCAATCCAAAAAGGGATTTAGTGATAAATATCTCTATGAAACCAATCTGCTTTTAGATAAAAGTAAATTACTTTTTTAATAGTTCTAATGTAAAAAAAATAGAAATAAATTCTTCATTCTTACAATTATCTCTAAAAACAATTAATTGCAGAAAGAAACCACTCTTCATATTTTTTATATATGATTGTTTCATTGTCTAATAACCCTATTTTTTCCTCTAATACATTGATATAATCATAATTATCTATTTTTTTTCTATCATGTTCTATTTCAACTTTTTTAGAATAACCTAACCTCGAAGATATTAAATATAAACAAACAGCCCGTTTTGCTATTTGGTATCTCAATTCTGCATTTACTGTAATATAAGTAACTGTATTCTTATCTTTTTCAGATGCTATTGCACTTCCTGCAACTCTTCCTGCAAATAAGCCTGCCATACCAAGTCCAATACCCAAAAGTGGATTAATAAAAGCTAAAGGAGTAGCGATACTAAAATATCCTATAGACATACCTACATCACCATATTCTTTGTCTCTATTCCTATATAAGTACCCATCATGATTATAATTTGAAATATTATAATGATCATCTAAATCTTCAAAAGATATTTGATATATTTCTTTTAGATTTTTTAAATACTTATCAAAAAGAGCTTTTACTCTATACTGGAATAAAGATGATGTATTATTTGATATGTTAACACCTTTATTATCAACTTTTAAATTATCTAATCCTAATATTAACTGATGAAATGCTAATGAAGACTTTTTGGTATCATCAGTATATTTATCATTTAACTTTTTTACATTACTTAAAAAAGTTTTACGTCTTTCAGTATTTATTACATATTTACCTACAGTATTCATAATATCGATAATTTTCAATTTATTATCGATATGAGAGTTGAAATCAATTACATCAGTAATTCCATTAGAATGCAAAAAAGAAATCCAACTATCCTTTCTGTTAAGCTTGTAATTGTTATTATTTAATTCAAGGTTAGTTACTTTCGTTATTATGCCTACTATATTAGTATTCACTTCTCTTAATAAATTTAGCTCAGATAAATGACTAGCATCAGGTACAGTTTGACTATCACAAATAAATAAAATTACATCTACCTCTTTTAAGTTTTGTAAATTATCATAATCTCTTTTCGAATATTCATCTGACAAGATTGTTGTATAAAAACATTCTTTCATTGAAGGCTTTTCTTTAACTAATTTTAAAAATGCCTCTACATTCCCTGTTTTTTCAAAACCAGGGAAATCATAAAATTGAATATCAAGTATTTCATGAGTGAACTTTGCTACTTGCTTAGTAGTATTTGATGAATCAGATATTATCCCACTTTCTTTATCTCTAATAGTTGAAATTAAGGAAGTTTTTCCTGAATTAGTCCTTCCACAAATAGCTATATTAATCATAAATTTATCTTTAATGCCATAATTAAAACTGCTTTTTTAAAGTAAGAAAATAACTACACTTTAGAAACCCTTTAATAATTATTTTTTGCTCTTCATTAGCTAAATAATTAGTAAAGGGTTTCTAGAATTTTCAATATTTTTAGGAGCAAATATATAATTTAGGATATCGACTCCATTCCATAAAGGTTTGCTTCCTCTAGATTAATAATTTATCTTACGATAAATTTAAAGATACCAACATTGGGTACACAAAAACACTAAAGATCATCAAATGATGTGCTACTCGAGAAGTTTATTTGGATCAAATACTTTTAATCAGCTTACGGATTTTAGTTAATTGTCAACATTTATTTAAAAAACGACACACAACTTAGACAATGCCAACATATTTAGAAACAGTTCAACAGAGCAAAAACTATAATAACTACAAACTGACTGCTGATAAGGTTATTCAAATCTTGTCAGATGTAAGAAATGAAAGAACAAAATCTAGAAGAAGGTGGATTTGGGAGTTAATGCAAAATGCAAAAGACGTTCCAAATATTTATGGAGGTGTGACAATTGAAATTATCTTAAAACAGAACGAATTCATTTTTAGCCACAATGGTAACCCATTTCGAATAGAAAATATTACTGGACTAATCCAACAAGTAAGTTCAGGAAAGCCTTCTGACAGCACAAACAAGAGAATAACAGGTAAGTTTGGAACAGGTTTTATTAGTACTCATTTACTTTCAGACACAGTAACAGTAAAGGGAATTGTTGAACAAGATGGACTGTCGCCCAAAACTTTTCAATTTGAACTAAATCGAAAGGCTGAAAAATCTGAAGACTTAATAACTTTTATAGCTGAAGAACTTGACAAGATTGAGAAAATTGAAGATGAAAATCTATTTCCAACAAGACATTACTATCATTCACAAAGAAAAGAAACGGACTTTGACACTGTTTTTATTTATCCATTAGAAAATTCTGAATCAAAAGAAGCCGCAATAGTTGGTGTTGAAGACCTTGCTTCTACATTACCTCAGACACTATTTTTCGTTAAAGAACTTAAAAAAGTCATAATAAATAATGAAATAACAGGA
Encoded proteins:
- the tnpC gene encoding IS66 family transposase — its product is MTGTGDTTLLEQNAALIEEKKQLLEQVESLKAELSELKRLIYGSKRERFIPSDTNSKQLTLPLDEDIPAETPAKVKQTISYQRATIGEKQPQGSSRQVLPAHLPRKEVVLEPEVDTTHMRKIGEEITEELDMTPAKLFVRRYIRPRYVSKEEEFYVANLPARPIDKGIPGPGLLAHILVDKFCHHLPFYRQQKRFNQLGIKIAPSTLGNWLKPACQLLNPLYQALKFEVLHNNYLQVDESPIKVLDDTKKGKTHRGYYWTYYSPEQEVVMFDYQKGRSREGPVNMLQGYEGYIQTDGYKVYDQLLEEEGMNIILVGCMAHVRRYFEKALDNDESRARHALLLFQQLYAVEREARDNKLDALQRYKLRQEKSRPIMDLLGQWIVDEYPKVLPKSAIGKAMHYLAERYNKLYVYLNDGRLEIDCAATVTT
- the tnpB gene encoding IS66 family insertion sequence element accessory protein TnpB (TnpB, as the term is used for proteins encoded by IS66 family insertion elements, is considered an accessory protein, since TnpC, encoded by a neighboring gene, is a DDE family transposase.), which translates into the protein MFGLNSQQRFFLCDQPADMRKGFDGLSGLVENYMGQKIYSGDAFIFLGKRLDRLKVLVWEPSGFILYYKRLESGTFKLLTGKSSSIYLSYSEFSLLLDGLEVAVTRRRKRYEKPLE
- the tnpA gene encoding IS66 family insertion sequence element accessory protein TnpA, with amino-acid sequence MYTSKEMFPVVEDWLSSGLNQKAYSLQHNLPLHILPYWVSRYRKLRSESAPKEKSTKFIAVNYEKPMLQGVEIEFPNGIILRFSKAVSPTYLHQVLKLCSD
- a CDS encoding helix-turn-helix domain-containing protein, which gives rise to MEKEERQKILQAEEEKLLQQSQQKKPSQPSRYALIFKEVKTLFSQGMGKKTIAKKLSISKNTVKRYLQFEEYPEKSLPTVKSNSARNYYNELKYHWSCGEKSPTKLWKLLVEQGIQVTYRSVHSIVNQFGEKEKKSAKTVVINWSSRKVSRLLLSYQKEMKAKEYKYIKALCQIQPNIQLARSLSIQFRNILAKRKGELLLKWIDACKQSDIAIMKRFGKSINRYPPHQVALAKNKRIY
- a CDS encoding transposase domain-containing protein, with the translated sequence MAIGRKNYLFAGSHEAAQRAAIMYSILGSCKLHQINPYEYLQDIFERLPEQPINRINELLPQNWKSTS
- a CDS encoding GTPase domain-containing protein gives rise to the protein MINIAICGRTNSGKTSLISTIRDKESGIISDSSNTTKQVAKFTHEILDIQFYDFPGFEKTGNVEAFLKLVKEKPSMKECFYTTILSDEYSKRDYDNLQNLKEVDVILFICDSQTVPDASHLSELNLLREVNTNIVGIITKVTNLELNNNNYKLNRKDSWISFLHSNGITDVIDFNSHIDNKLKIIDIMNTVGKYVINTERRKTFLSNVKKLNDKYTDDTKKSSLAFHQLILGLDNLKVDNKGVNISNNTSSLFQYRVKALFDKYLKNLKEIYQISFEDLDDHYNISNYNHDGYLYRNRDKEYGDVGMSIGYFSIATPLAFINPLLGIGLGMAGLFAGRVAGSAIASEKDKNTVTYITVNAELRYQIAKRAVCLYLISSRLGYSKKVEIEHDRKKIDNYDYINVLEEKIGLLDNETIIYKKYEEWFLSAINCF